Proteins co-encoded in one Thermochromatium tepidum ATCC 43061 genomic window:
- a CDS encoding retropepsin-like aspartic protease family protein — MSDEGPIRDDWPARLGRAMLFGAWVSGLASLGLFFHQWLERDHNPNPHPLSLQGADGVVEVTLRRNRAGHYVASGKINGEPVRFLIDTGATEVALSLDLAQRLDLRLGPEGTSHTANGITRAWPTRLARVELGDLVAHGVRASVLPNMPDDEVLLGMSFLKPLELIQRGDTLTLRGQLP, encoded by the coding sequence GTGTCTGACGAGGGGCCTATCCGCGACGACTGGCCGGCCCGACTGGGTCGGGCCATGCTGTTTGGGGCCTGGGTCTCGGGGCTGGCGTCGCTTGGGCTGTTCTTCCATCAATGGCTGGAGCGGGACCACAACCCCAATCCGCATCCGCTCAGTCTCCAGGGGGCCGATGGCGTGGTCGAGGTGACGCTCCGACGCAATCGGGCCGGGCACTATGTCGCAAGCGGCAAGATCAACGGCGAGCCGGTGCGCTTTCTGATCGACACGGGCGCAACCGAGGTGGCACTGTCGTTGGACCTGGCGCAGCGGCTGGATCTGAGGCTCGGTCCGGAGGGGACCAGCCACACCGCCAATGGGATCACCCGCGCCTGGCCCACGCGGCTGGCGCGGGTCGAACTCGGCGACCTGGTTGCGCATGGGGTACGCGCGAGCGTGCTGCCGAACATGCCGGACGACGAGGTGTTGCTGGGCATGAGCTTCCTCAAGCCGCTCGAACTGATCCAGCGCGGCGATACCCTGACCCTGCGAGGTCAGTTACCTTGA
- the odhB gene encoding 2-oxoglutarate dehydrogenase complex dihydrolipoyllysine-residue succinyltransferase: protein MSLEVRVPALPESVTDARVLTWSKGPGEVVREGEPLVELETDKVILEVPSPRAGVLREILAEEGARVQADEVLALIDEGAVSALPGATPTPPAASQPTKSPTPLAEEGLGEGGPQTGASPHLTPSARQLVRELHLDPSQIPSRDGRIQKADVLAYLDAREGQVPERHPDLAATRSAPGADPQPPESTGETATGPRPERRVPMTRLRARIAERLLQAQQNAALLTTFNEVDLSAVNALRARYKETFEQRHGVRLGLMAFFVKAVVEALQRFPVLNAAIDGEDILYHGYYDIGIAVSSPRGLVVPILRNADRLGMAEIEQGIAEFARKAKDGSLSYEELTGGTFSITNGGVFGSLLSTPILNPPQSAILGLHRIQERPIVKDGQILVAPMMYLALTYDHRLIDGREAVQFLVAIKELVEDPVRLLLRV, encoded by the coding sequence ATGAGTCTCGAAGTCCGCGTGCCTGCCCTGCCCGAATCCGTCACCGATGCACGGGTGCTGACCTGGAGCAAGGGGCCGGGCGAGGTGGTCAGGGAGGGCGAGCCTCTGGTCGAGCTGGAGACCGACAAGGTGATCCTAGAGGTGCCGTCTCCGCGTGCCGGCGTACTCAGGGAGATCCTGGCTGAGGAAGGCGCGCGGGTACAGGCCGATGAAGTGCTGGCGCTGATCGACGAGGGGGCGGTGAGCGCCCTGCCCGGCGCAACGCCCACACCCCCTGCCGCCTCCCAGCCGACGAAAAGTCCCACTCCACTCGCAGAAGAGGGATTGGGTGAAGGGGGGCCTCAGACAGGCGCCTCCCCCCATCTTACCCCCTCGGCGCGCCAGCTGGTCAGGGAGCTCCACCTGGATCCGAGCCAGATCCCCAGCCGCGACGGGCGCATCCAGAAGGCCGATGTCCTGGCCTATCTGGACGCGCGCGAAGGTCAGGTGCCGGAGCGTCATCCGGATCTCGCCGCTACTCGCAGCGCCCCCGGCGCTGACCCCCAGCCACCGGAATCCACGGGCGAGACCGCAACAGGCCCTCGCCCCGAACGGCGCGTACCCATGACCCGGCTGCGTGCGCGCATCGCCGAGCGGTTGCTTCAGGCCCAGCAGAACGCCGCACTGCTGACCACCTTCAACGAGGTCGATCTGAGTGCGGTCAACGCCCTGCGTGCGCGCTACAAAGAGACCTTCGAGCAGCGCCACGGCGTGCGGCTGGGGCTGATGGCGTTCTTCGTCAAGGCCGTGGTCGAGGCGCTGCAACGCTTTCCGGTGCTCAATGCCGCGATCGACGGCGAGGACATCCTCTATCACGGCTATTACGACATCGGCATCGCCGTGAGCTCGCCGCGCGGTCTGGTGGTGCCGATCCTGCGCAACGCCGACCGGCTCGGCATGGCCGAGATCGAGCAGGGCATCGCCGAGTTCGCCCGCAAGGCCAAGGACGGCAGCCTCAGCTATGAAGAGCTCACAGGGGGCACCTTCTCGATCACCAACGGCGGGGTGTTCGGCTCGCTGCTCTCGACCCCGATCCTCAACCCGCCGCAGAGCGCCATCCTGGGTCTGCACCGGATCCAGGAGCGTCCGATCGTCAAGGACGGTCAGATCCTGGTCGCGCCCATGATGTATCTGGCACTCACCTATGACCACAGGCTCATCGATGGGCGCGAGGCGGTGCAGTTCCTGGTCGCGATCAAGGAGCTGGTGGAAGACCCGGTGCGGTTGCTGTTGCGTGTCTGA
- a CDS encoding 2-oxoglutarate dehydrogenase E1 component: protein MGKRLDSFRGSSALYGGNAAFIEDLYERYLVDPECIDAAWRTRFDRLRRETANASLVAETPHGPIRDNFRRLAQEPCAGATTRSNACLDPAAAERQAAVLSLINAYRYRGHQVADIDPIRLRETPHVVDLDLEYHNLSPEDLDQVFNTGSLYAPDRLSLREILAIVRETYCGTVGSEYMHITSTQEKRWIQKRLEGYRARPELDSEGRRWLLRLLTAAEGIERYLHQRYVGQKRFSLEGGEALIPLLDELIQRAGRQGMQEIVIGMAHRGRLNVLINIFGKPPAAIFNEFEDRIQMDWRQMVGDVKYHLGFATDVETPGGIVHLVLGFNPSHLEIIDPVIQGSVRARQRRRGDRTGDQVLPVLIHGDAAFAGQGVVMETLQLSQTRSYGTGGTVHIVVNNRIGFTTSHPLDARSTPYCTDVAKMVEAPVFHVNGDDPEAVIFVTRLALDFRNRFHKDVIIDLICYRRLGHNEADEPAVTQPMMYQKIRSHPTPRAIYAERLIAQGVLTRAEEQAMVACYRESIEQGVVTARPVLCDLDRRMRVDWSFCRGTHWDQDLDTGVPLERLRALTASMLRLPEGFSLHPRVEKVWEERHKMAQGDQPLDWGYAETLAYATLLDAGVPVRLSGQDVGRGTFFHRHAKVHDQKTGESYTPLQHLGPHQGAFIAIDSILSEEAVLGYEYGFATAEPHALTLWEAQFGDFANGAQVVIDQFITSAGVKWGLYCGLVLLLPHGLEGQGAEHSSARPERFLQLCAGHNIQVCVPTTPAQMFHLLRRQIVRPYRTPLIVMTPKSLLRHRLSVSALEELTCGQYQVLIHEIDPIDPAGVERVILCSGKVYYELLEARRARGQTNVVLLRIEQLYPFPKQALARALAPYSRVEEIVWCQEEPQNQGAWDQIKHRLSPLIQDGQRLYYVGRPPSAAPAVGHRVAHVEQQERLIGEALSGHYNPAMNQRISPQ, encoded by the coding sequence ATGGGCAAACGTTTAGATTCGTTCCGGGGCTCAAGCGCGCTCTACGGCGGCAACGCCGCCTTCATCGAGGATCTCTACGAGCGTTATCTCGTCGACCCAGAGTGCATCGATGCCGCCTGGCGCACACGCTTCGACAGACTGCGCCGCGAGACGGCCAATGCCTCGCTCGTCGCCGAGACGCCGCATGGCCCGATCCGTGACAACTTCCGGCGTTTGGCCCAGGAGCCGTGTGCAGGTGCCACCACGCGCTCGAACGCCTGTCTCGACCCGGCTGCCGCCGAGAGACAGGCGGCCGTGCTCAGTCTCATCAATGCCTACCGCTATCGCGGCCATCAGGTCGCCGACATCGATCCGATTCGGTTGCGCGAGACGCCGCACGTCGTCGACCTCGACCTCGAATATCACAATCTGAGTCCGGAAGACCTGGACCAGGTCTTCAACACCGGCTCGCTCTATGCGCCAGATCGCCTGTCGCTGCGCGAGATCCTCGCCATCGTTCGGGAGACCTATTGCGGCACGGTCGGCTCCGAATACATGCACATCACCAGCACCCAGGAGAAGCGCTGGATCCAGAAGCGACTGGAAGGCTATCGCGCCCGACCCGAGCTGGATAGCGAGGGCCGGCGCTGGCTGCTCAGACTCCTGACCGCCGCCGAGGGGATCGAGCGGTATCTCCACCAGCGCTATGTGGGTCAGAAGCGTTTTTCGCTGGAAGGGGGCGAGGCACTCATTCCGCTGCTCGACGAGCTGATCCAGCGCGCCGGACGCCAGGGGATGCAGGAGATCGTGATCGGCATGGCCCACCGCGGACGGCTCAATGTGCTCATCAATATCTTCGGCAAGCCGCCGGCTGCGATCTTCAACGAGTTCGAAGACAGGATCCAGATGGACTGGCGTCAGATGGTTGGCGACGTCAAGTATCACCTGGGCTTTGCCACGGATGTCGAGACCCCCGGCGGGATCGTCCATCTGGTGCTCGGGTTCAATCCCTCGCACCTGGAGATCATCGACCCGGTGATCCAGGGCTCGGTGCGCGCGCGTCAGCGCCGCCGCGGCGATCGCACCGGCGATCAGGTGCTGCCAGTGCTCATCCATGGGGACGCAGCCTTCGCCGGTCAGGGCGTGGTGATGGAGACCCTGCAACTGTCGCAGACGCGCAGCTATGGCACCGGCGGCACAGTGCACATCGTCGTCAATAATCGGATCGGTTTTACCACCAGCCACCCGCTCGATGCGCGTTCCACGCCCTATTGCACCGATGTCGCCAAGATGGTCGAGGCCCCGGTGTTCCATGTAAACGGCGACGACCCCGAGGCCGTGATCTTCGTCACCCGGCTCGCGCTCGACTTCCGCAACAGGTTCCACAAGGACGTCATCATCGATCTGATCTGCTATCGCCGACTCGGACACAACGAGGCCGATGAACCGGCGGTTACCCAGCCGATGATGTATCAGAAGATCCGTAGCCACCCAACACCGCGCGCGATCTATGCCGAGCGCTTGATTGCCCAGGGTGTGCTCACCCGGGCGGAAGAGCAGGCGATGGTTGCGTGCTATCGCGAGTCGATCGAACAGGGGGTGGTGACCGCACGCCCGGTGCTCTGCGATCTGGATCGGCGCATGCGGGTCGATTGGAGCTTCTGCCGTGGGACGCACTGGGATCAAGACCTCGACACCGGTGTACCCCTGGAGAGGCTGCGCGCGCTCACGGCGTCCATGCTGCGCCTACCCGAGGGCTTCAGCCTCCATCCACGGGTGGAGAAGGTCTGGGAAGAACGGCACAAGATGGCCCAGGGCGATCAGCCCCTCGATTGGGGCTATGCCGAGACCCTGGCCTATGCCACCCTGCTCGATGCCGGGGTCCCGGTGCGGCTCTCGGGTCAGGACGTTGGACGCGGCACCTTCTTCCACCGCCATGCCAAGGTCCATGATCAAAAGACCGGCGAGTCCTACACCCCGCTCCAGCATCTCGGTCCGCATCAGGGCGCCTTCATCGCCATCGATTCCATCCTGTCAGAAGAGGCCGTACTCGGCTATGAATACGGCTTTGCCACCGCCGAGCCGCATGCACTCACGCTCTGGGAGGCCCAGTTCGGCGACTTCGCCAATGGGGCGCAGGTGGTCATCGACCAGTTCATCACCTCGGCTGGGGTCAAGTGGGGGCTGTACTGCGGTCTGGTGCTGTTGCTGCCGCACGGGCTAGAGGGCCAGGGCGCCGAGCACTCCTCGGCGCGTCCCGAGCGCTTCTTGCAGCTCTGCGCCGGGCACAATATCCAGGTCTGCGTACCGACCACACCGGCGCAGATGTTCCACCTGCTGCGACGTCAGATAGTGCGTCCCTATCGCACACCTTTGATCGTGATGACGCCCAAGAGTCTGCTGCGCCATCGGCTCTCCGTGTCCGCGCTCGAGGAGCTGACCTGCGGGCAGTATCAGGTACTGATCCACGAGATCGACCCCATCGATCCCGCGGGGGTCGAGCGCGTCATCCTCTGTAGCGGCAAGGTCTATTACGAGCTGCTGGAGGCCCGGCGCGCCCGTGGTCAGACCAATGTCGTGCTGCTGCGCATCGAGCAGCTCTATCCCTTCCCCAAGCAGGCGCTGGCGCGCGCACTCGCCCCCTATTCGAGGGTCGAGGAGATCGTCTGGTGTCAGGAGGAGCCCCAGAACCAGGGCGCTTGGGACCAGATCAAGCACCGGCTCTCTCCGCTCATCCAGGACGGCCAGCGGCTGTATTATGTCGGACGACCGCCCTCCGCCGCGCCGGCCGTCGGTCATCGCGTCGCCCATGTCGAGCAGCAGGAGCGTCTGATCGGCGAGGCCCTGAGCGGCCATTACAATCCGGCCATGAATCAAAGGATCTCACCCCAATGA
- the hemC gene encoding hydroxymethylbilane synthase: MSNSIRIATRKSPLALWQAEHVAARLKALHPDLRVEIIGMTTKGDQLLDSPLSKVGGKGLFVKELEQGMLAGEADIAVHSMKDVPVELPEGLHLAVIMERENPHDAFVSNTYTRLAELPAGACVGTSSLRRQCQLADRRPDLRIEPLRGNVNTRLAKLDAGEFDAIILAAAGLIRLGFASRIRDTLDPDDSLPAIGQGAIGIECRIEDARVHQLIAPLADRDTSDRVRAERALNARLNGGCQVPIGGHAVLEGDRLILKGLVGTTDGTRILRATASGPRSEPEAIGVRVAEDLLAQGADAILNALLGH, translated from the coding sequence ATGTCCAATAGCATTCGCATCGCCACCCGCAAGTCTCCTTTGGCCCTGTGGCAGGCCGAGCATGTCGCCGCCCGCCTCAAGGCGCTCCATCCCGATCTCAGGGTCGAGATCATCGGCATGACCACCAAGGGTGACCAGCTGCTCGACTCGCCCCTGTCCAAGGTCGGCGGCAAGGGTCTGTTCGTCAAGGAGTTGGAACAGGGGATGCTGGCCGGTGAGGCGGATATCGCCGTGCACTCGATGAAAGACGTGCCGGTCGAGTTGCCCGAGGGTCTACATCTGGCGGTGATCATGGAGCGTGAGAATCCCCATGACGCCTTCGTCTCCAATACCTATACGCGCCTCGCTGAGCTGCCGGCGGGGGCCTGTGTCGGGACCTCCAGTCTGCGCCGTCAGTGTCAGCTCGCCGATCGGCGTCCCGACCTGCGCATCGAGCCGCTGCGCGGCAACGTCAACACCCGTCTGGCCAAGCTCGATGCCGGTGAGTTCGATGCCATCATCCTGGCCGCCGCCGGACTGATCCGGCTCGGTTTCGCGTCGCGCATCCGGGACACCCTTGATCCAGACGACTCGCTGCCGGCCATCGGCCAGGGCGCCATCGGCATCGAGTGTCGGATCGAGGACGCGCGCGTGCATCAGCTCATCGCTCCGCTGGCCGACCGTGACACCAGCGACCGCGTGCGCGCCGAGCGCGCCCTGAACGCCCGGCTCAATGGCGGCTGCCAGGTGCCGATCGGCGGCCATGCGGTGCTCGAGGGCGATCGGCTCATCCTCAAGGGGCTCGTCGGCACCACCGATGGCACGCGCATCCTGCGCGCCACGGCATCTGGTCCGCGCAGCGAGCCCGAGGCGATCGGGGTGCGGGTGGCCGAGGATCTGCTCGCTCAGGGCGCTGATGCCATCCTAAACGCACTCCTGGGGCACTGA
- a CDS encoding uroporphyrinogen-III synthase, which yields MIRAVDLAGRGVLVTRPAGQAEPLCRLIEAAGGRAIRFPTIAIAPTHDPRAKALLGEPWDLMYFVSPNAVEQALALVGTGTWPGVKWVAAVGRGTARALAAAGRAPDLVPNGRYESEALLEMPELSDMRGRRVLIVRGVGGRELFARTLSERGAEVYYAEVYRRVRPEVDPTQVLARWRHEVHLVTVTSDEILLNLVALLGEAGRAPLLETPLVVIAERTAQTARDLGFQTIRVAERADDESILQALIALFGGSLL from the coding sequence ATGATCAGGGCCGTCGATCTCGCCGGTCGTGGCGTGCTGGTGACCCGCCCTGCCGGTCAGGCTGAACCGCTGTGCCGCCTGATCGAGGCGGCGGGCGGGCGCGCCATCCGTTTTCCGACCATCGCCATCGCGCCGACCCACGACCCGAGGGCCAAGGCGCTCCTGGGTGAGCCCTGGGATCTGATGTATTTCGTCAGTCCCAATGCGGTCGAGCAGGCACTGGCCCTGGTCGGCACTGGCACCTGGCCAGGGGTGAAATGGGTCGCAGCGGTCGGGCGCGGCACGGCACGCGCGCTCGCCGCGGCTGGACGGGCGCCCGATCTGGTCCCGAATGGGCGTTACGAGAGCGAGGCGCTGCTTGAGATGCCGGAACTCTCTGACATGCGTGGTCGCAGGGTCTTGATCGTGCGCGGTGTTGGCGGGCGCGAGCTCTTCGCCCGGACCCTGAGCGAGCGCGGGGCCGAGGTGTACTACGCCGAGGTCTATCGGCGCGTGCGACCCGAGGTCGACCCGACCCAGGTGTTGGCCCGCTGGAGGCATGAGGTCCATCTGGTGACGGTGACCAGCGATGAGATCTTGCTCAATCTGGTTGCGCTCTTGGGCGAAGCGGGACGAGCGCCACTCCTGGAGACGCCCCTGGTCGTGATCGCCGAACGCACCGCTCAGACCGCGCGTGATCTGGGCTTCCAGACCATCCGGGTGGCCGAGCGTGCCGACGACGAGTCCATCCTACAGGCATTGATCGCGCTATTCGGAGGTTCGTTGCTCTAG
- a CDS encoding 2Fe-2S iron-sulfur cluster-binding protein, translating into MNFNIQILPAGPSFESDPGETLLKAALRQGIDLPNGCRSGYCGACAITLKSGVIDSPSGEIEALHGRPAGTCLTCQAVARSNLIIELTPPSALRF; encoded by the coding sequence ATGAATTTCAACATCCAGATCCTACCTGCTGGCCCAAGCTTCGAGTCCGATCCAGGCGAGACCCTGCTTAAGGCCGCGCTGCGCCAGGGGATCGACCTACCCAACGGTTGTCGCAGCGGCTATTGTGGCGCCTGTGCGATCACGCTCAAGAGTGGCGTCATCGACTCTCCCAGTGGAGAGATCGAGGCACTCCACGGCCGACCGGCTGGTACCTGCTTGACCTGTCAGGCCGTGGCGCGGTCCAACTTGATCATCGAACTTACGCCGCCGTCTGCGCTCAGATTCTGA
- a CDS encoding SDR family oxidoreductase, which translates to MSDIVIVGCGYVGERLARQYLDAGESVIGLVRSRDGLERLAAAGIPAMRLDLSGDDPIPCALAGARLFHLAPPPSQGREDLYTRRLIQSFDQAGHPRRLVYISTTGVYGDCAGAWIDEDWPTRPTLERSLRRLDAEDALRGWSRDQGGELIVLRVAGIYGPGRLPLERLRHGLPLVRPEEAPYSNRIHVDDLVAVCVAAMERGRPGAIFNVSDGHPTTMTDYFIQVAKAAGLPQPPLISLAEATTHLSEGMLGYMSESRRLSNRRLREELGIELRYPTLAEGLAQALR; encoded by the coding sequence ATGTCAGACATTGTGATTGTAGGCTGTGGCTATGTGGGCGAGCGTTTGGCACGCCAATACCTCGACGCGGGTGAATCCGTCATTGGTTTGGTTCGGAGTCGGGACGGGCTGGAGCGTTTGGCCGCCGCCGGCATCCCTGCCATGCGCCTCGATCTGTCCGGAGACGATCCCATCCCCTGCGCGCTCGCCGGCGCACGTCTGTTCCATCTGGCGCCACCGCCCTCTCAAGGACGCGAGGATCTCTATACGCGCCGTTTGATCCAGTCCTTCGACCAGGCCGGTCATCCACGCCGCCTCGTCTATATCAGCACCACAGGCGTCTATGGCGACTGCGCCGGTGCCTGGATCGATGAGGACTGGCCGACGCGTCCAACCCTGGAACGTTCGCTCAGACGTCTGGATGCCGAAGACGCGCTGCGCGGCTGGAGCCGCGACCAGGGCGGTGAGCTGATCGTGCTGCGAGTGGCCGGTATCTATGGCCCTGGGCGCCTGCCGCTGGAGCGCCTGAGGCATGGTCTGCCCCTGGTGCGTCCCGAAGAGGCGCCCTACAGCAACCGGATCCATGTCGATGATCTAGTCGCAGTCTGTGTCGCGGCCATGGAACGCGGGCGCCCCGGCGCCATCTTCAACGTCAGCGATGGCCATCCGACCACCATGACCGATTATTTTATCCAGGTCGCCAAGGCCGCCGGCCTGCCTCAGCCGCCGCTGATCAGTCTGGCCGAGGCCACCACCCATCTATCCGAGGGCATGCTGGGCTATATGAGCGAATCGCGCCGGCTGTCCAATCGCCGTCTGCGCGAGGAACTGGGTATCGAGTTGCGGTATCCGACCCTAGCCGAGGGTTTGGCACAGGCGCTTCGATAA
- a CDS encoding RNA recognition motif domain-containing protein has product MRIYVGNLPYSVNDDELRSVFSQFGELVAAEVIRDKFSGQSKGFGFVDMPNKAEADAAIKALNETEMKGRKLTVNEARPRAERPRGGSGRY; this is encoded by the coding sequence ATGAGGATCTACGTAGGCAACCTGCCCTATAGCGTAAACGACGACGAGCTAAGGAGCGTCTTTAGCCAGTTCGGCGAGCTGGTCGCCGCCGAGGTGATCAGGGACAAGTTCTCGGGTCAGTCGAAGGGATTCGGTTTCGTCGACATGCCCAACAAGGCCGAGGCCGATGCGGCCATCAAGGCCCTGAACGAAACCGAGATGAAGGGGCGCAAACTGACCGTCAACGAGGCCAGACCGCGCGCCGAGCGCCCCCGCGGAGGGAGTGGCCGTTATTGA
- the ubiD gene encoding 4-hydroxy-3-polyprenylbenzoate decarboxylase has product MQYRDLRDFIDQLEQRDELHRVTLEVDPDLEITEICDRTLRAGGPALLFERPRGSNIPLLANLFGTPKRVALGMGEESVEALREVGQLLAFLKEPDPPRGLKQTWETLPIFKKVLDMAPRVRRNPACQEVSLSGLEVDLGRLPIQRCWPGDVARLITWGLVITRGPEKPRHNLGIYRMQVLGPNRVIMRWLSHRGGALDYRDWKRANPGKPFPVAVALGADPATLLAAVTPVPDTLSEYAFAGLLRGSRTELAACLESDLQVPANAEIVLEGHIYPDDTAPEGPFGDHTGYYNEVETFPVFTIERMTHRRDPIYHSTYTGRPPDEPAVLGVALNEVFIPLLRKQFPEIQDFYLPPEGCSYRLAVVSIRKQYPGHAKRVMLGVWSFLRQFMYTKFVIVVDEDVNTRNWSDVIWALTTRMDPARDTLLIENTPIDYLDFASPVSGLGSKIGLDATNKWPGETTREWGRPIRMDEGVRERVDRIWGALGIRLEPRPD; this is encoded by the coding sequence ATGCAATACCGCGATCTGCGCGACTTCATCGATCAGCTCGAACAGCGCGACGAGCTGCACCGCGTCACGCTCGAGGTCGATCCCGATCTGGAGATCACTGAGATCTGTGACCGCACCCTCCGTGCGGGCGGTCCGGCGCTGTTGTTCGAGCGACCCAGGGGCTCGAACATCCCATTGCTCGCCAACCTGTTCGGAACACCCAAGCGGGTCGCGCTCGGCATGGGCGAGGAGTCGGTCGAAGCCTTGCGCGAGGTCGGGCAACTCCTTGCGTTCCTCAAGGAACCCGATCCGCCCAGGGGACTGAAGCAGACCTGGGAGACGCTGCCGATCTTTAAGAAGGTGCTCGATATGGCGCCCAGGGTACGGCGCAATCCGGCCTGTCAGGAGGTCTCACTGAGCGGTCTGGAGGTCGATCTGGGTCGGCTGCCGATCCAACGCTGCTGGCCGGGCGATGTCGCCCGGCTCATCACCTGGGGACTGGTGATCACGCGCGGTCCGGAGAAGCCGCGCCACAACCTCGGCATCTATCGGATGCAGGTACTTGGACCCAACCGGGTCATCATGCGCTGGCTGTCGCATCGCGGCGGGGCGCTCGACTATCGCGACTGGAAACGTGCCAATCCGGGTAAACCCTTTCCGGTCGCGGTGGCGCTAGGTGCCGACCCGGCGACCCTGCTGGCCGCGGTGACGCCAGTGCCCGATACCCTGTCTGAATATGCCTTCGCCGGTCTGCTGCGCGGCAGTCGCACTGAGCTTGCAGCCTGTCTGGAATCCGACCTCCAGGTTCCGGCCAACGCCGAGATCGTGCTCGAAGGCCATATCTACCCGGACGACACGGCCCCTGAGGGGCCCTTCGGTGACCACACGGGCTATTACAACGAGGTCGAGACCTTCCCGGTGTTCACCATCGAGCGCATGACCCATCGACGCGATCCCATCTATCACAGCACCTACACCGGGCGCCCGCCCGATGAGCCGGCCGTGTTAGGCGTGGCCCTGAATGAGGTGTTCATACCCCTCCTGCGCAAGCAGTTCCCCGAGATCCAGGACTTCTATCTGCCGCCTGAGGGCTGTTCCTACCGGCTCGCCGTGGTCAGCATCCGCAAGCAATATCCGGGACACGCCAAACGGGTGATGCTGGGTGTGTGGTCGTTTCTGCGTCAGTTCATGTACACCAAGTTCGTGATCGTGGTCGATGAGGACGTCAATACCCGTAACTGGAGCGATGTCATCTGGGCCCTGACCACGCGCATGGACCCGGCACGCGACACCCTGCTGATCGAGAACACGCCGATCGACTATCTGGATTTCGCCTCGCCCGTTTCAGGTCTAGGGTCGAAGATCGGCCTCGACGCCACCAACAAGTGGCCGGGCGAGACGACACGCGAATGGGGCCGCCCGATCCGCATGGACGAGGGCGTGCGCGAACGGGTTGACCGGATCTGGGGGGCATTAGGAATCAGGCTCGAACCGCGCCCGGACTGA